Sequence from the Phragmites australis chromosome 11, lpPhrAust1.1, whole genome shotgun sequence genome:
TCCCCGACACGTTTTACACACATATCACAGAATTCTTAGTAACTGAAGAAGCGAGACAGCACAAGTTGTGAACCAACAATGCTACAGATAGGACACGGCAATACGCATGAAAGTGTGAATTTCATTGGCAAATCCATATCGGGCATCCAAGAAGGATGCGCATCACGTTCAGTTATCAGGTTGCCATCACCAGTGGCCTCCTGTGGCCATGCAGCAGCTGCCGCAGTTGCTGATACCCGCTGCGGTAGTGTTCAATGGAGAAGCACAGCTGTCTGATGGCCTCCCGCTTTCCCTCGGCGCTTTCTGAGATCACAAGCTTCTgcttctccacctcctcctccagctcAGAAACCCATGCACGCAGCTCTGACAAGGACTTGCACGCAACGTCAGACTCTGCCATCAGCTTGGCATGCTCAAGCTGAAGCTGATTCAGGTGGTCACCCATCTGCTGCATCTTTTCATCACGAGTTGTAATATCAGTTAGCAGATTGGCCAACTTATCATCAACTGTGGCTTTCCCAGATGACAACAATTCGAGCTTGCTCCTGAGATCAGCAAGATCTTGCTTCAGCGCAGAAATTTGCTTCTCACTACTGAGGGATTCTTCTTCCTTGTCAACATAAACTTGCATAAGCTCTGCCTCTACGGAGGACAATTTGCCTTCAAGAGAAGCATTCGCTTCAGATAACTTTAAAATATCAGCAATAAGAGAGGACTGCTCATGTGAATGTTTCTCCAAAGAATCACACATAACTTGTTCCAGCTCCTTGATCCTGTCTTGAAGTATTGATTTCTCTTCTAAGGCTCTTTCCAGCTGGGCTTCCAGGTTCTTGATGGTTTCTGGTagctttgcaacctctctacttGAAACCTCAAAGTCCTTCAAAAGTTGCTCGAATTCGATAACACGTTCTTTGAGAACTTCTTTCTCTTCTGTAACCTTTTCTAATTCTGCTTGTGTATTCCTTATTACTTCTTGCAGCTTCACTATCTCAGAAGCTGAATATTCTAAGCTGTGAGCTGCCTGCTCAAGCTCTTCAATCCGAGGCTCAAGCTGCAATTTCTCATGTGACATTTTTGCTAGGTCACCTTCCAAATTCTTGATGACTCCCTGTAGCTTTCTAAGTTCAGCCTCAAGAGTAGACTTATCATGCAGATATTTCTCTGAGAGGGCTCCAAGCTCATGTCTGCATTTATCAATTTCAAGATCACGATGTGCCaattcaacctcaaactgcttAGCAGCTGAGGTCATTGCTCCTTTCAGCACTTCGATCTCGTTTTTGTGCTCCAACAGCACAGCTTCCAATGCTTCCTTTTCACTGTCGACTTCTGTCAAGCTCTCTAAAGCAGAAGCCCTTTCTTCAACATCATTCTGAAGGTTGTTGGATTCCATATCTGAACTCTGCAGTTTGTCCTCGTGTTCAGAAACTTTTGAGTCGGTACCAAAATCACATTGGCAATGCATGTTCTTTTCCTCTAAAGTGTCAAGTTTTCCCCTTGCTTCATGAAGCTCGTCTTCTAGCTCAATAATTTTTTGGCTCAAGGCATAAAAAATACTGCTATTTTCCTCTTTGGCCTCTTCAAGCTCTGAATCAGAttctgaagatgatgaagatccTACACTCCCTTTCTTGGATACTTCAGAGCTTACACCAGAGCCAACTGAAACATCAGAGCAATCTGGTAGGGGTTTTTGCTTTTGCTGCGGCATCATTTCTTGAACATCAGGCTCTAGAGATGGAGAAGAAGATTGTGTCTCAGAATCTGATTCAGAGATACCAAAAGAGCCATGTGAATGTAGAGATGATGGGATATTCTTGCGCAGTTCTCCAGTCACACTGTCATACCGCTCAGCAAGAGCATGATACATGTGATAGAAGTTCTTAACATGAGTAATAAGCAAAGGTCGTTTCTGGTAATACGCCTCAGCCTTTTCTGCGGAgaattctccttcctcctcctcaatgAACCCCAGCATCTCTTTTACTTGCTTCTCCATTTCTGTTCATTGAAAAAACACTTATATTCAGAAAACAACCTGGCATGCCTAGTTAGAGTGAAGACTAAGTATTGAAATCATGCATGACTGAGTCACTATAAATCACCATGTATAGCAAAGCATAACACCTTCAGGTTGTTTGACGAGCATAGAAGATCATAGTCCTTACCTTCTAGATTCTCAGAGAGCCACTTAGAGTTTTGTGGACTAATATGGCTATCCCACCACCATGAGTTGGTTTTTCTTGACTGTGCCATTTGAGTTCTCTTCATCTTCGCCAAAATATAAGAAAATATCCTTTAAGATGCAGACCTAATTGAGATTCAAAAGGAACAACAGTGAATAGTGGGAAGTGAAAGCAAGATACATGCAATAAGACTAGCCTTGTTAGAAAAACAACAACTGTGGGGAAAAGAGAATCTCATGTACAAATCTATAAGAAACTTAAGATAGTTCAAAACCAAAAGTCATTCCAACACTCAGAACAGTGTGATcaaggaaagaaaggaaaacaacAAGTAGTAAAGTCCCAAACATGCAGAATTGCAGAAACTGCTGACATAACAAACTCTGGGATGTACTTCAGATCCCATCAAGTAACTTACCTGTACAAAGGAAAGGTTAAATATACGCAATGCTCTAGCAAACAGAGTAGGTCTTGCATGCCCTATAGAACATAGCAAGAACTAACAAGTCTTCTGAGATAAGCCCAACCTTATCCTAACGATAAGGATGGCAAGAAGCAAGATTAGAGATCAGATGCAAAATGCCAGGGACCAGAAAGATGACAACAACCAAGAGGAGGCAAAGAATCATATCAACATGATCTAATCAACATCGATGTCATGAAGCCCAGGACTACCAACGATTTGCTACCCAAAGAATAGTAACATGGAGTGTATGACAGTGACCTTTTTTCTAAATATGGAAAGCATACTACTTGAAGAATCAATTTGAGAATGAAAGAATATGTGTATGCCAATATTTAGTGCAAAACTGCAAATGTACCAATATTTCTgcaaaatatcatttttagatTAGGAGTATTAACAAAAGAAAGCATCAGTGGCAAACAAATCGTCCACTTTCATGAGCACAATCTTCTCAACACAAAATTGGTAAGCATtacatgtatgtttgcatatttcGAAAACTAACAACACTGAAGTTAATCAGAATTTGTAGCTACCGATTATATACACAACGATTTGGCTGGGACTTGGTTATCACAAGTCCAACTGCAAAGGACACAGCAACTACAGCTCTGTGACTGTTAGGTAGGTCAGAGAAGAGGATTCAATGAACTGGGAACAAACTGAAACACAGACAAGAAGAATGGACGCCACAAAATTGTACCCCACATTGATCAAACTTCTGGGTTCAAGCAAGATGTTGCAAACTTGCAACCAAAAATGTTATTGTCAATGTCCATCCATCTAAATAAAGACCACTcaatttaatattattaaaggTCTGGGATCCACAAAACATGGCAGGGCTCACACCTCGATGGGCACATGGAGGCCTGAGGTGATGGTCAGTATCTCTGTGAGAGCAGTTTCGTTCAGAAAACAATGGGTAAAGAGACAGTTTCCAGCTGCTCCAAACAAGCAGTTTACTtgtcatcaattttttttaaaatttttttttacaaatacttaaaagtatctaatactaataaagtatatttcaCGATGAATCTAATGATACAAAAGTTTTAGTTATTTATAAATCTTTCGTAAAAAAAACATAAGATCAAAATTGCTACAGTGAAAAATTGGTGACGAGTAAGCCAAAACGGAGGTAGTAAATGCAATGTAGAACTGAAGTAAtgcctataatttttttttcagttttcaacccatcaataaataaatttatcaGCTTAAAAAAACTGTATAGGCAAATTTGCGCGCTTTAAAACTAAGAGAACTTAATTCATATTAATTTCTAAGGGGCGTTTATTCCATCCATGGAGTGCATGGGACAAACTGGTGCCATTCCTAGCCCATGCTTTTGAAAAATCTAGATAAGCCTCATCCTTCCTGCTTCCCCAACTAGAGACCCATTACGTCAAGAATTTAGATGAACTTAAAGGTGCCCCATCCTAGATTTCCAGcaaaacaagaaaataatgcAAATCGGTTAAATAAACTGTTGTTGGGTCAATGGGTTGGCCCTTAAGAGCGCTAACACTCCAACAATCCATGCAAGACAATACGACACCTCTGTCTCTGCACGCGCGACATGGATCGAGTGTTCAGCAAGGATGCAAGAATCGACGTGAGAGGTACAGCAGAGAAGAATCAATGGAAGGCTCAGCCGAGCGCAGCATCGG
This genomic interval carries:
- the LOC133885248 gene encoding protein NETWORKED 4B-like, whose amino-acid sequence is MKRTQMAQSRKTNSWWWDSHISPQNSKWLSENLEEMEKQVKEMLGFIEEEEGEFSAEKAEAYYQKRPLLITHVKNFYHMYHALAERYDSVTGELRKNIPSSLHSHGSFGISESDSETQSSSPSLEPDVQEMMPQQKQKPLPDCSDVSVGSGVSSEVSKKGSVGSSSSSESDSELEEAKEENSSIFYALSQKIIELEDELHEARGKLDTLEEKNMHCQCDFGTDSKVSEHEDKLQSSDMESNNLQNDVEERASALESLTEVDSEKEALEAVLLEHKNEIEVLKGAMTSAAKQFEVELAHRDLEIDKCRHELGALSEKYLHDKSTLEAELRKLQGVIKNLEGDLAKMSHEKLQLEPRIEELEQAAHSLEYSASEIVKLQEVIRNTQAELEKVTEEKEVLKERVIEFEQLLKDFEVSSREVAKLPETIKNLEAQLERALEEKSILQDRIKELEQVMCDSLEKHSHEQSSLIADILKLSEANASLEGKLSSVEAELMQVYVDKEEESLSSEKQISALKQDLADLRSKLELLSSGKATVDDKLANLLTDITTRDEKMQQMGDHLNQLQLEHAKLMAESDVACKSLSELRAWVSELEEEVEKQKLVISESAEGKREAIRQLCFSIEHYRSGYQQLRQLLHGHRRPLVMAT